A window of the Mucilaginibacter sp. cycad4 genome harbors these coding sequences:
- a CDS encoding PAS domain S-box protein, whose product MLHAPVGICILHAESMTIETVNVHLLKLINKPGEDLSGKSYREIFAVAKPDDESALKIAGKGTQHQDDKGAIIQTLNGKKQIVPVTFVYKPVKNDKGKVTHIAIWVLENTKEALDEELAAINEELAATNEEYAAANEELAAANEELATTNEELLETQENLRRSEKLFRSIALNIPGSLILVVDRNHRYIAIEGDIMEKMGYNRRDYEGKHPSEISPERYEASRHLYERVLSGEKFSIERKAETGEFYLIHFVPLKNDDNIVESGLIITLDITEIKQAEEKSAKLAAIVETSDDAIVSKTLESVVTSWNAAAERMFGYTEKEMIGQTIYKIIPEDRQDEEPRILSRLSTGERVDHFETRRLTKDGRLLDVSLTISPVMDKQGKIIGLSKIARDITDKKQEEQRKNDFIGMVSHELKTPLTSLAAIIQVAQKKLMQSEDQFLSDAMEKANQQARRMAAMINSFLNISRLEAGKLLIEKRPFDLGQLLQEILEETRLTVTSHVFSLKECNNLRVNADRDKIVSVISNLISNAVKYSPKGRLIDISCKLNGDMMVVVSVKDEGMGIKPEDLIYIFDRYYRVETSHTRHISGFGIGLYLSAEIIKRHGGEIWAESELDKGSTFYFSLPQTESSDNL is encoded by the coding sequence ATGCTTCACGCACCTGTGGGCATTTGTATACTTCATGCGGAAAGTATGACCATTGAAACAGTGAATGTTCATTTACTGAAACTGATCAATAAACCGGGTGAAGACCTGTCAGGAAAGTCTTACCGGGAAATCTTTGCCGTTGCAAAACCTGATGATGAGTCGGCTCTGAAAATAGCAGGAAAAGGCACGCAGCACCAGGATGATAAAGGAGCGATCATACAAACGCTTAACGGGAAGAAACAGATTGTACCCGTTACCTTTGTTTATAAACCCGTAAAGAACGACAAAGGCAAAGTTACTCACATAGCTATATGGGTATTGGAAAACACCAAAGAGGCACTGGACGAGGAACTGGCGGCCATCAATGAAGAACTGGCCGCTACAAATGAAGAGTATGCTGCGGCCAACGAAGAGCTGGCAGCTGCCAACGAAGAATTGGCCACAACCAATGAAGAGCTGCTGGAAACCCAGGAAAATCTCCGGCGAAGCGAAAAACTTTTCCGCTCCATTGCCCTGAACATTCCCGGTTCACTGATCCTTGTCGTCGACCGGAACCATAGGTATATAGCCATTGAAGGCGATATTATGGAAAAGATGGGTTATAACCGGCGCGATTATGAAGGCAAGCACCCATCAGAGATTTCGCCCGAACGCTACGAAGCGTCCAGGCATTTATATGAAAGGGTTTTATCCGGCGAAAAGTTTTCTATAGAGCGAAAAGCCGAAACAGGAGAATTTTATCTTATCCATTTTGTGCCGCTCAAAAATGACGATAACATTGTAGAATCCGGACTTATCATAACCCTGGACATTACCGAGATCAAACAAGCTGAGGAAAAAAGTGCGAAGCTTGCGGCGATTGTTGAAACGTCGGACGACGCCATTGTCAGCAAAACGCTGGAAAGTGTGGTCACCAGCTGGAATGCTGCGGCCGAACGAATGTTTGGCTATACGGAAAAGGAGATGATCGGGCAAACAATCTACAAGATCATTCCCGAAGACCGGCAGGACGAGGAACCACGCATCCTTTCCAGGTTAAGTACAGGTGAGCGGGTTGATCATTTTGAAACCAGGAGACTGACCAAAGACGGGCGATTACTGGATGTTTCCCTGACCATTTCTCCCGTTATGGATAAACAAGGGAAAATTATCGGCCTGTCCAAGATCGCGCGCGATATCACTGATAAAAAACAGGAAGAACAACGCAAAAACGACTTTATCGGTATGGTAAGCCATGAACTAAAAACGCCGCTGACTTCATTAGCCGCGATTATCCAGGTAGCTCAAAAGAAATTGATGCAAAGTGAGGATCAATTCCTTTCCGACGCGATGGAGAAAGCAAATCAGCAAGCCAGGCGGATGGCTGCTATGATCAACAGTTTCCTTAACATTTCGCGCCTCGAAGCCGGTAAATTGTTAATTGAGAAAAGACCGTTTGATCTGGGGCAATTACTGCAGGAAATATTGGAAGAAACCCGGTTAACGGTGACGAGCCATGTCTTCAGCCTTAAAGAATGCAACAACCTCAGGGTTAACGCCGACCGGGATAAGATCGTTTCTGTTATTTCCAACCTCATTAGTAATGCTGTAAAATATTCACCTAAAGGCCGTTTGATCGATATCAGTTGTAAACTCAATGGCGACATGATGGTGGTAGTAAGCGTAAAAGATGAAGGAATGGGCATAAAGCCCGAGGACCTAATCTACATTTTTGACCGGTACTATCGCGTTGAAACCAGTCACACACGCCATATTTCCGGTTTCGGTATCGGCCTTTACCTCAGTGCTGAAATTATTAAACGACATGGCGGTGAGATCTGGGCAGAAAGTGAACTGGATAAGGGGTCTACTTTTTATTTTTCACTTCCCCAGACAGAATCATCAGATAATTTGTAA
- a CDS encoding SDR family oxidoreductase has translation MITKEETPQKQDRQPGIEAKMNPAPEYIKGSYKAAGKLQGKIALITGGDSGIGRAVSVHFAQEGANVAIVYLDEDEDAEITKDLVELTGQRCLLIKGDVKEPAFCKHAVEQTIKEFGKLNILVNNAGMQFPQKDVRAIDPDQLDTTFRTNIFAYFYFAEAALDHMHAGDCIINTTSVTAYRSSPSLIDYSSTKGAITTFTRSLATNLTEKGIRVNAVAPGPVWTPLIVSTFDEEKIKKFGSETAMKRAGQPSELGPAYVFLASDDSSFITGQVIHVNGGEVVNG, from the coding sequence ATGATAACAAAAGAAGAAACACCGCAAAAACAGGATAGGCAGCCGGGCATTGAAGCAAAGATGAATCCCGCTCCGGAATATATTAAGGGCAGCTATAAAGCGGCCGGCAAATTGCAGGGAAAAATTGCCCTGATCACCGGGGGCGACAGCGGGATTGGCCGCGCTGTAAGCGTACATTTTGCTCAGGAGGGCGCTAATGTGGCCATCGTTTACCTGGATGAGGACGAGGATGCCGAAATCACAAAAGACCTGGTTGAGTTAACAGGCCAGCGGTGCCTGCTTATTAAAGGAGATGTAAAAGAACCGGCCTTTTGCAAACACGCTGTAGAACAAACCATAAAAGAGTTTGGCAAGCTGAATATCCTGGTTAATAATGCCGGGATGCAATTCCCGCAAAAAGACGTTAGGGCAATTGATCCCGATCAGTTGGATACCACTTTCCGCACCAATATATTTGCCTATTTTTATTTTGCAGAAGCTGCATTAGATCACATGCATGCAGGCGATTGTATTATTAATACCACGTCGGTAACTGCCTACCGCTCTTCGCCTTCGCTTATTGATTACTCATCAACCAAAGGGGCTATCACCACTTTTACGCGTTCACTGGCTACCAACCTGACAGAAAAAGGCATCCGGGTTAATGCCGTAGCACCCGGCCCTGTCTGGACACCGCTCATTGTATCCACTTTCGATGAAGAAAAGATTAAAAAATTCGGCAGTGAAACGGCTATGAAACGTGCCGGACAGCCTTCTGAGCTTGGACCAGCCTATGTTTTTCTGGCTTCAGACGATTCATCCTTTATTACAGGCCAGGTAATCCATGTTAACGGCGGCGAAGTAGTAAACGGATAA
- a CDS encoding manganese catalase family protein, producing the protein MFHHVKELQFNARVSRPDPRFANLLLEQFGGENGELAAAMQYFTQAFGAKVPYPDKYDMLMDIATEEFSHLEIVGATIQMLLKGVNGELKNAADSSEIMQVLNGKAAKEDIIHQAVFANPQFGVITGGGVTPRNSQGIPWCASYIHSNGDLTVDLRSNLASESRAKLVYEHLMKFTNDPYIHETLSFLMTREVAHYKMFEAALNDIQPNFPPGVLAADPRFTQQYFNMSNGADVHGPWNEGEMPDLGKEFVYIADPVNHVRETQGLTLLEDDKGRELKQAEKLNKQMSQEKSTEVKDSEPEGVAQWSTYPDHNNGARNQ; encoded by the coding sequence ATGTTTCACCATGTAAAAGAACTACAATTTAATGCGCGCGTATCGCGCCCCGATCCCCGGTTTGCCAATTTATTACTGGAACAGTTTGGCGGAGAGAACGGCGAACTGGCCGCAGCCATGCAATACTTCACGCAGGCCTTTGGCGCCAAGGTGCCATACCCCGACAAATATGATATGCTGATGGATATCGCCACCGAGGAATTCAGTCACCTGGAAATTGTGGGCGCTACTATCCAAATGCTCCTCAAAGGCGTGAACGGCGAGCTCAAGAACGCTGCCGACAGTTCCGAGATCATGCAGGTTTTGAACGGTAAGGCTGCCAAAGAAGATATAATTCACCAGGCTGTATTCGCCAATCCACAGTTTGGAGTTATTACAGGCGGTGGTGTTACCCCCCGCAACAGCCAGGGTATACCATGGTGCGCCAGTTACATCCATTCAAACGGCGACCTGACCGTTGATCTCCGCAGTAACCTTGCTTCAGAATCACGCGCCAAACTGGTTTATGAACACCTCATGAAGTTCACCAATGACCCTTACATCCACGAAACACTATCTTTCCTGATGACCCGCGAAGTAGCGCATTACAAGATGTTCGAAGCGGCTTTAAACGATATCCAACCAAACTTTCCGCCGGGCGTACTGGCTGCCGATCCACGCTTTACACAGCAGTATTTCAATATGTCTAATGGTGCTGATGTTCACGGCCCGTGGAATGAAGGCGAAATGCCCGATTTAGGAAAAGAGTTCGTTTACATAGCCGACCCGGTTAACCACGTCAGGGAAACGCAGGGCCTTACCCTACTTGAAGACGATAAGGGAAGGGAACTTAAACAGGCAGAAAAACTGAACAAACAAATGAGCCAGGAAAAAAGCACCGAAGTGAAAGACTCTGAGCCCGAAGGCGTGGCGCAATGGAGCACCTATCCTGATCACAATAACGGAGCCCGAAATCAGTAG